One Malus sylvestris chromosome 14, drMalSylv7.2, whole genome shotgun sequence DNA segment encodes these proteins:
- the LOC126598881 gene encoding 60S ribosomal protein L6-like, with amino-acid sequence MAAKARNPRKTRNPDLVRGVGKFSRSKMYHKRGLWAIKAKNGGVFPSHDPKPAAETASEKPPKFYPADDVKKPLVNKRKPKPTKLRASITRGTLLIILAGRFKGKRVVFLKQLPSGLLLVTGPFKINGVPLRRVNQSYVIATSTKVDISGVNVEKFDDKYFAKEVEKKKKKGEGEFFEADKEEKSVLPQGKKDDQKSVDASLIKSIEAVPDLKTYLAARFSLKAGMKPHELVF; translated from the exons ATGGCGGCTAAAGCAAGAAACCCGAGAAAGACCCGAAACCCAGATCTGGTTCGTGGGGTGGGTAAGTTTTCGAGGTCCAAGATGTACCACAAGCGTGGTCTCTGGGCTATCAAGGCCAAAAATGGCGGCGTTTTTCCAAGCCATGACCCGAAGCCGGCGGCCGAGACCGCATCCGAGAAGCCCCCGAAGTTCTACCCCGCCGATGACGTCAAGAAGCCACTCGTCAACAAACGCAAGCCAAAACCCACCAAGCTCAG GGCGAGTATTACACGGGGGACGTTGTTGATTATATTGGCTGGGAGGTTTAAGGGCAAGAGAGTTGTTTTTCTTAAGCAGCTTCCATCTGGGTTGCTTCTTGTTACCG GGCCCTTTAAAATTAATGGTGTTCCTTTGAGACGCGTTAATCAGTCTTATGTGATTGCCACTTCAACCAAGGTTGACATTTCTGGGGTGAATGTAGAAAAGTTTGATGACAAATATTTTGCAAAGGAAgttgaaaagaagaagaagaagggtgaGGGAGAGTTTTTTGAGGCAGATAAAGAG GAAAAGAGTGTGCTCCCACAAGGAAAGAAAGATGATCAGAAGAGTGTGGATGCTTCATTGATAAAGTCCATCGAGGCTGTCCCAGACTTGAAGACGTACTTAGCAGCGAGATTCTCTCTTAAGGCGGGCATGAAGCCTCATGAGCTTGTCTTTTAG
- the LOC126598877 gene encoding polygalacturonase inhibitor-like, with translation MELRFSIFLSLTLLFSSVLKPALSDLCNPDDKKVLLQIKKAFGDPYVLTSWKSDTDCCDWYCVTCDSTTNRINSLTIFAGQVSGQIPALVGDLPYLETLEFHKQPNLTGPIQPAIAKLKGLKFLRLSWTNLSGSVPDFLSQLKNLTFLDLSFNNLTGAIPSSLSQLPNLNALHLDRNKLTGHIPKSLGQFIGNVPDLYLSHNQLSGNIPTSFAQMDFTSIDLSRNKLEGDASVIFGLNKTTQIVDLSRNLLEFNLSKVEFPTSLTSLDINHNKIYGSIPVEFTQLNFQFLNVSYNRLCGQIPVGGKLQSFDEYSYFHNRCLCGAPLPSCK, from the coding sequence atGGAACTCAGGTTCTCCATCTTCCTCTCCCTAACCCTACTCTTCTCCTCCGTCCTAAAACCCGCTCTCTCCGATCTCTGCAACCCCGACGACAAAAAAGTCCTCCTAcaaatcaagaaagccttcggCGACCCCTACGTCTTGACCTCATGGAAATCAGACACTGACTGCTGTGATTGGTACTGCGTCACCTGTGACTCCACCACAAACCGCATCAACTCCCTCACCATCTTCGCCGGCCAGGTATCCGGCCAAATCCCAGCCCTAGTCGGAGACTTGCCATACCTTGAAACCCTTGAATTCCACAAGCAACCCAATCTCACTGGCCCAATCCAACCCGCCATTGCCAAGCTCAAAGGACTCAAGTTTCTCAGGCTCAGCTGGACCAACCTCTCAGGCTCTGTCCCTGACTTCCTCAGCCAACTCAAGAACCTCACATTCCTCGACCTCTCCTTCAACAACCTCACCGGCGCCATCCCCAGCTCGCTTTCTCAGCTCCCAAACCTCAACGCTCTTCATCTAGACCGCAATAAGCTCACAGGTCATATTCCGAAATCGCTTGGGCAGTTCATTGGCAACGTTCCAGACCTGTATCTCTCCCACAACCAGCTCTCTGGCAACATTCCAACCTCATTCGCTCAGATGGACTTCACCAGCATAGACTTATCACGGAACAAGCTCGAAGGTGACGCATCCGTGATATTTGGGCTGAACAAGACAACCCAGATTGTGGACCTGTCCAGGAACTTGCTGGAATTTAATCTGTCAAAGGTGGAGTTTCCGACAAGCTTGACCTCGCTGGATATCAACCACAATAAGATCTACGGGAGTATCCCAGTGGAGTTTACCCAACTGAATTTCCAGTTCCTGAACGTGAGCTACAACAGGCTGTGTGGTCAGATTCCAGTGGGTGGAAAGTTGCAGAGCTTCGACGAGTATTCTTATTTCCATAACCGATGCTTGTGCGGTGCTCCACTCCCAAGCTGCAAGTAA
- the LOC126598878 gene encoding polygalacturonase inhibitor, with amino-acid sequence MELKFSTFLSLTLLFSSVLNPALSDLCNPDDKKVLLQIKKAFGDPYVLTSWKSDTDCCDWYCVTCDSTTNRINSLTIFAGQVSGQIPALVGDLPYLETLEFHKQPNLTGPIQPAIAKLKGLKSLRLSWTNLSGSVPDFLSQLKNLTFLDLSFNNLTGAIPSSLSQLPNLNALHLDRNKLTGHIPISLGQFIGNVPDLYLSHNQLSGNIPTSFAQMDFGSIDLSRNKLEGDASVIFGLNKTTQIVDLSRNLLEFNLSKVEFPTSLTSLDINHNKIYGSIPVEFTQLNFQFLNVSYNRLCGQIPVGGKLQSFDEYSYFHNRCLCGAPLPSCK; translated from the coding sequence atGGAGCTCAAGTTCTCCACCTTCCTCTCCCTAACCCTACTCTTCTCCTCCGTCCTAAACCCCGCTCTCTCCGATCTCTGCAACCCCGACGACAAAAAAGTCCTCCTGcaaatcaagaaagccttcggCGACCCCTACGTCTTGACCTCATGGAAATCAGACACTGACTGTTGTGATTGGTACTGCGTCACCTGTGACTCCACCACAAACCGCATCAACTCCCTCACCATCTTCGCCGGCCAGGTCTCCGGCCAAATCCCCGCCCTAGTCGGAGACTTACCGTACCTTGAAACCCTTGAATTCCACAAGCAACCCAATCTCACTGGCCCAATCCAACCCGCCATTGCCAAGCTCAAAGGACTCAAGAGTCTCAGGCTCAGCTGGACCAACCTCTCAGGCTCTGTCCCTGACTTCCTCAGCCAACTCAAGAACCTCACATTCCTCGACCTCTCCTTCAACAACCTCACCGGCGCCATCCCCAGCTCGCTTTCTCAGCTCCCAAACCTCAACGCTCTTCATCTAGACCGCAATAAGCTCACAGGTCATATTCCGATATCGCTTGGGCAGTTCATTGGCAACGTTCCAGACCTGTATCTCTCCCACAACCAGCTCTCTGGCAACATTCCAACCTCATTCGCCCAGATGGACTTCGGCAGCATAGACTTATCACGGAACAAGCTCGAAGGTGACGCATCCGTGATATTTGGGCTGAACAAGACAACGCAGATTGTGGATCTGTCCAGGAACTTGCTGGAATTTAATCTGTCAAAGGTGGAGTTTCCGACAAGCTTGACCTCGCTGGATATCAACCACAATAAGATCTACGGGAGTATCCCAGTGGAGTTTACCCAACTGAATTTCCAGTTCCTGAACGTGAGCTACAACAGGCTGTGTGGTCAGATTCCGGTGGGTGGAAAGTTGCAGAGCTTCGACGAGTATTCTTATTTCCATAACCGATGCTTGTGCGGTGCTCCACTCCCAAGCTGCAAGTAA
- the LOC126598875 gene encoding cytochrome P450 93A3-like, which produces MEVDFQGYIILFLVWLVSTVLVRIMLTKFRTKPRLPPSPMALPILGHLHLLAPIPHQALHKLSNRYGSLIHLFLGSVPCVVASTPEMAKEFLKTHEGSFSNRPYISAVDYLTYGSADFSFAPYGPYWKFMKKLCMSELLGGRTLDQLLPVRREELASFVQLLLNKAKAAEPVDVGAELMTVTNNVISRMIMGQSCSSNEKEADEIRKQVKAIAELTGKFNLSDFIWFCKNLDLQGFGKQLKEVRDRFDVMMERIIKEHQEERKKKEVSEGGGDAVKDLLDILLDIAEDETSEFRLTRENIKAFILDIFSAGTDTSAITTEWALAELINHPDVMQKARQEIDTIIGTNRLVQESDIANLPYLQAIVKETLRLHPTGPLIVRESSEFCTIGGYDIPAKTRLFVNVWAINRDPNHWEKPLEFEPERFVTEEGSGKSQLDVRGQHFHLLPFGSGRRGCPGTSLAMQVVQTTLAAMVQCFEWKVEGTVDMEEAAGLTLPRAHPLVCVPVARFNPVPSS; this is translated from the exons ATGGAAGTAGATTTCCAAGGATACATCATACTTTTCCTCGTGTGGCTAGTCTCCACAGTTTTGGTCCGAATCATGCTCACCAAATTTCGGACCAAGCCTCGCCTTCCACCAAGTCCGATGGCCTTGCCGATCCTCGGACACCTCCACCTCCTTGCTCCAATACCTCACCAAGCTCTTCACAAGCTATCCAACCGATATGGGTCTCTGATTCACCTCTTTCTTGGTTCCGTCCCCTGCGTAGTTGCTTCCACGCCAGAGATGGCGAAAGAGTTCCTCAAAACTCATGAGGGTTCTTTCTCCAACAGGCCCTATATTTCTGCTGTTGATTACCTCACTTACGGATCAGCTGATTTTTCATTTGCTCCTTATGGTCCTTATTGGAAGTTCATGAAGAAACTATGCATGTCCGAGCTTCTTGGTGGAAGGACACTCGATCAGCTCCTTCCAGTCCGTCGTGAAGAGTTGGCGAGTTTCGTGCAACTGCTTCTGAACAAGGCCAAGGCAGCCGAGCCAGTTGATGTTGGCGCAGAGCTTATGACGGTGACAAATAACGTCATATCGAGAATGATTATGGGGCAGAGTTGCTCTTCGAACGAAAAAGAGGCTGATGAGATCAGAAAGCAGGTGAAAGCTATTGCTGAGTTGACGGGGAAGTTTAATTTGTCGGACTTCATATGGTTTTGTAAGAATTTGGATTTGCAAGGGTTTGGGAAACAGCTTAAGGAAGTGCGTGACAGGTTTGACGTTATGATGGAGAGGATTATCAAGGAGCACCAAgaggaaaggaagaagaaggaagttAGCGAAGGTGGCGGTGATGCAGTTAAGGATTTACTTGACATTTTACTCGACATAGCTGAAGATGAAACCTCGGAGTTTAGATTGACAAGAGAAAACATAAAGGCATTCATCCTG GATATATTTTCTGCTGGAACCGACACATCTGCAATCACGACAGAATGGGCACTAGCAGAACTAATCAACCATCCAGATGTGATGCAGAAAGCAAGACAAGAAATTGACACCATAATTGGAACAAACAGGCTCGTACAAGAATCAGACATTGCCAACCTTCCCTACCTACAAGCCATAGTGAAAGAAACCCTAAGGCTTCACCCAACCGGCCCATTAATCGTGAGAGAGTCCTCCGAATTTTGCACCATCGGCGGCTATGACATTCCCGCGAAAACaagattatttgtgaatgtgtGGGCTATCAACAGAGACCCTAACCACTGGGAGAAGCCATTGGAGTTTGAGCCGGAGAGGTTTGTGACCGAAGAGGGAAGTGGGAAGAGCCAGTTAGATGTGAGGGGGCAGCATTTTCATCTGTTGCCATTTGGGAGTGGACGAAGAGGATGTCCCGGAACCTCGCTTGCAATGCAGGTTGTGCAGACAACACTTGCAGCTATGGTTCAGTGCTTTGAGTGGAAAGTTGAAGGAACTGTTGACATGGAAGAGGCAGCTGGATTAACACTTCCGAGGGCTCATCCTTTGGTTTGTGTTCCAGTGGCTAGGTTCAATCCCGTTCCATCTTCCTGA